The Luteolibacter flavescens genomic sequence ATCCAGGCTCGCCGCACGGCGCGCTGGCATGAAGCCGAAGAGGATGCCGATGGCAGCGGAGAAGATGAAGGCGATGCCGTTGATCTTCGGATCGAAGGTGAAGGGCGCACCCACCAGTTCCGCGAGTCCCACGCAGAGGCCGTAGGCGAGGGCGATGCCGCACAAGCCGCCGACGCAGGAGAGGGTCACCGCCTCCACCAGGAACTGGAGAAGGACTTCCCGCGCTCGCGCACCGATGGCCATGCGGATGCCGATCTCGCGGGTCCGCTCGGTCACGGAGACCAGCATGATATTCATGATGCCGATGCCTCCGACCAGCAGGCTGACCCCGGCCACCGCACCGAGCAGCGAGGTGAGCACCTGCGTGCTGGAGCTGACGGCGTCCGCGATCTGGCGGCTGTCGAAGACCGAGAAATTGTTCTGCTGGTTCCGGCTGAGGTAGCGGCGCTCGCGCATCAACGAGGTCAGGTCCGCCACCACGGCTTCGCTGGGGTAGTTGTCCTCGGTGGAGATCATGATCTGCCCGAGGTTTTGCTTCGAAAGCTGGCCGTTCAACCGCCGCTGCAGCGTGGTGATGGGGATGATGATGTTGTCATCGAGGTCATCACCCCAGCCGGCCTGTCCCTTCACCGCGGTGATGCCGATCACGGTGACGGCGGTGCTTTGCAGGCGGATCTTTTGACCGATGGCATCGCCGTGGGGGAAAAGCTCCTTGCGGATCGTCTCGCCGATGACGGCGACCGTCGCTCCATCGACCACCTCCTCGTCCGTGAAGAAGCGTCCGTCGGAGAGATCCCAGTTTCCGATCGGGAAGTAGGCCGGAGTGGTTCCCTGGATGTCGGTCTGCCGGGCCTCTTCGTCGGAGATCGCCTGGACACTGGTGTTCGACATCGGGGCGATCGACCGGATGCCCGGGATCTGATCCCGGATGGAATCCAGATCGTCCTGGCTGAAAAGCGGCGCGGATTGCGGCCCCCAGCCCTGACCCGGGCGGAGGGTGAGAAGATTGCTGCCCACCTTTTCGATCTGGGCTTTTACGGTCTCCGTGGCACCACGGCCGAGCGTGACGAGAGTGACCACGGCGGCCACACCGATCACCACACCGATCACGGTGAGGAAAGCGCGCGTGAGGTTTCGCCGGATCTCTCGCAGGGCGATGATGAAGGCATTCCAAAACATGCTCATCGTCTTCTAGGGGTGCGGTTGGTATTGATCTCGTCCGAACCGATCAAGCCGTCGCGGACGTGAACGATGCGCTTGGCGTAGTGGGCGACGTCGTCCTCGTGGGTCACCATGATGACGGTGATGCCGAGGTCTTCATTGAGGCGGCAGAGCAGCTCCATCACCTCGAGCGTGGTCTTCGAGTCCAGGTTGCCGGTCGGCTCGTCGGCGAAGAGGGTGCCGGGATTGGTGACGATCGCGCGGGCGATGGCGACGCGCTGCTGCTGGCCGCCGGAGAGTTCGGAGGGCGTGTTGCGCTCCTTGTCCGGCAGGCCCACGCTGGCGAGGGCCTTGCGCGCCATCTCGTGGCGCTGCTTGCGCGAATAGCCGCGGTAGAGCAGGGGAAGCTCCACATTTTCCAGCGCGGAGGTCCGTGCGAGCAGGTTGAAGCCTTGGAAGATGAAGCCGAGCGCAGTGCGGCGGAGCAGCGAGCGCTGGTCCTTGTTCAGGGATTCGACGGCCACGCCGCCGAAGCTGTAGCTGCCCGTGCTGGGAGTATCGAGGCAGCCGAGCAGGTTCATCAGCGTCGATTTGCCCGAGCCGCTGGGACCCATCACGGCGAGGAATTCTCCCTCCGCGATGTCCATGTTCACCCCGCGCAACGCTTGGAATGCGGCATCGCCACGACCGTACGTCTTCGTCAGGCCGCGCAGTTCGATGAGGTTCTTCATGACTTCATCGGAGGCTTCGCGCTGACGATAATCTCCGCGCCTTCGGTCAGGCCTTCGCCGGAGATCTCGGTCTGGTTTCCGTCGGTGAGGCCTGTGGTCACCTTCACTTCGACCGGCGTACCATCCTTCATCACCCAGACACTGGTGCCCTTCTTTTCCGGGCCGGCGGGAATGCCGCTGCCACCGCGTCCCCAGCGGCGACCGCCGCCGGAGAGCTGCTGCACGAAGGTGCGGTCGGAGTCCTTGTCGCCCTGGCCGAGCTTTGCCGCCGCGACTGGATCGAAGCGCAGCGCGGAATTCGACACCACGAAGACGTCTTGTTTCCGCTCAATGAAGATGTCCGCCGTGGCGGTCATGCCGGGCCGCAGGCTGAGGTCGTCATTGTTTACCTCCAGCTCGGTGCTGTAGGTCACCACGTTGTTGGTGATGGTGGATCCGTAGAAGACCTTCTTCACCGAGGCGTTGTAGGTGCGCTTCGGCCATGCGGACACCTCGAACTCCACGGCCTGGCCCTTGTCCACGCGACCGATGTCCGACTCTGCCACGGCGACCACGAGCTCCATCTTCCGCAGGTCTTCCGCGATGGTGAAAAGCTCGGGAGCGGTGAAGGACGCTGCCACCGTCTGGCCGACCTCCAGCTTGCGCAGCAGGATGGTGCCATTGACGGGGGAGCGGATGATGGCTTTTTCCAAGTCGCGCTCGTTAGCCTTCACGTT encodes the following:
- a CDS encoding efflux RND transporter periplasmic adaptor subunit, which produces MSSSDSSKDLAAVLEGGKSRPVLKWVIITALVAAVGASGYSYYKKNKNGDTGPEYVTRSLERGEISIEITATGTLAPTNQVIVGSELSGTIAEVYVDTNDTVKKGQELAKLDTIKLVQQTERTRATLRSAEARVSQAKATLRESTASHERQLELHKLSGGQTPSKADMDTSQATVERAQADLESAEASVAEADANVKANERDLEKAIIRSPVNGTILLRKLEVGQTVAASFTAPELFTIAEDLRKMELVVAVAESDIGRVDKGQAVEFEVSAWPKRTYNASVKKVFYGSTITNNVVTYSTELEVNNDDLSLRPGMTATADIFIERKQDVFVVSNSALRFDPVAAAKLGQGDKDSDRTFVQQLSGGGRRWGRGGSGIPAGPEKKGTSVWVMKDGTPVEVKVTTGLTDGNQTEISGEGLTEGAEIIVSAKPPMKS
- a CDS encoding ABC transporter permease; this encodes MSMFWNAFIIALREIRRNLTRAFLTVIGVVIGVAAVVTLVTLGRGATETVKAQIEKVGSNLLTLRPGQGWGPQSAPLFSQDDLDSIRDQIPGIRSIAPMSNTSVQAISDEEARQTDIQGTTPAYFPIGNWDLSDGRFFTDEEVVDGATVAVIGETIRKELFPHGDAIGQKIRLQSTAVTVIGITAVKGQAGWGDDLDDNIIIPITTLQRRLNGQLSKQNLGQIMISTEDNYPSEAVVADLTSLMRERRYLSRNQQNNFSVFDSRQIADAVSSSTQVLTSLLGAVAGVSLLVGGIGIMNIMLVSVTERTREIGIRMAIGARAREVLLQFLVEAVTLSCVGGLCGIALAYGLCVGLAELVGAPFTFDPKINGIAFIFSAAIGILFGFMPARRAASLDPIEALRHE
- a CDS encoding ABC transporter ATP-binding protein gives rise to the protein MKNLIELRGLTKTYGRGDAAFQALRGVNMDIAEGEFLAVMGPSGSGKSTLMNLLGCLDTPSTGSYSFGGVAVESLNKDQRSLLRRTALGFIFQGFNLLARTSALENVELPLLYRGYSRKQRHEMARKALASVGLPDKERNTPSELSGGQQQRVAIARAIVTNPGTLFADEPTGNLDSKTTLEVMELLCRLNEDLGITVIMVTHEDDVAHYAKRIVHVRDGLIGSDEINTNRTPRRR